The following is a genomic window from Triplophysa dalaica isolate WHDGS20190420 chromosome 22, ASM1584641v1, whole genome shotgun sequence.
CCTCTATTAatccaaaatataaaactgcaaaaaaagatgTCACAGTTAAGACTCAAAAGTTCCCCAAAAATGTAAGCCTAAATGTAATGACTCCTAAAGCAGTGTATACTGTACCTCTCAACTGGACTGAGGACAACATCACCTGGGTCTGTGTCTTTGGATATGACTACACATGCAGAACTTCCATCAGTGGAACCTGTGAAAATGGCTTTTTGTGTAACACTCGTCCAAAAGAGCTGCCCAGTAAGCCAATCAACAGCCAGACTTCTCACACCAGGTTGCCCTGATAAATAAAGGAAATGTAGTTTTGGTATTGCTTAATAAACTTCACACAGTTTTATCAAGTCTCCCACAATTACTAACCTGAATAAAGAACCATGCTCTTGTGGTTGGAAGCCTTGTAGATATTTCCATGGTTATCAGCCCAATAAATAAGATTCTTTTGAATATCATAGGTCAGGGCTATGGGGTCGCTCTCAATGGAAAGGAGTGGCTCAAACACCCTAGTCTTTACATTCACTAGCCCAATAAGCGGTTTTCGGAAGGTCAAAATCTTCACTGGGAACCCTAGTGAAACCACATATTATATGTTAACGGTTTTGTTTATTGGCATTTTCATTTCGGATTTTACAAGCAATAAATGGCTACCTTGAGCTTCACAAGATCCATTGCCAAGagatttaaaaccattttgacACAAGCAACGAAAAGACCCTGGTGTGTTTGTACACAAGTGCATACACTGTCCAAAAGACTGGGAACATTCATCAACATCTGGAAAAGTACACAAAAGTTAACATTGCACAttagtttaaacattttttttgtttaggaGTAATGGCTTTAAATAATAAGTGGTTAAATGGACTGTTGATGTGTTAGTACAGTAAATTCTGTACAAGTGAACCATACTAcaaattttatacatttttacatttaatttttctaaatatgtgatATGGTACAAAAAATGAGTAATCGCATTTGCAATTTTCACTTTtctatgtatttattaaaaacaaaacatcagtttGAACTGATTGGGCCTCTtatgaaacatttgtaaataggATTAAACTTCTGTAAAAAATGGAACTTCCAGAATCCCTGGATACAATAATACTTTGTAAACATCAGATTAGATAGTTAAACATATCCAATCATTTGGAAATTGGGTGAACATGCGCACATTCACAGTTAGCATAACCCCGCCTATGCGATGttgcataaatgcataataataataataataaataacaacaggcatgtgatcagccaaggacaaaaaaaaaaggaagacTGCACGCTCCCTCACCAATCCCCCCCAAAGTCTTTAATGTAACCAATTAAATGTTACTTAAAACAGGCAACAGCTtgccaaaaatataattgtttgcttttgtgttgCTAAGTGAAAAATATCTAATTAACCAATTCTGACTGGCAATTTGGGAAATTTCAGTTTAACATTCtcctaaacaatatttaataaaatatattaaatattgtttaggaGAATGttaaactaaaacatttaaactgaaatttcccaatatatatatatattttttactttttgttttcaattattgTTCAATTAATTATTGCtgattacaataaataataagtagGCCTTTTATTAACTATTCAAGGGGTGTAATTTGTAAATgccattttatttgacattagcaTATGTCAAcaataattgaaaacaaaaagtaaagaatCCTGTGGCCTCAAGAGACTTCTATACACAGCCATACAGCTTTGTAATAAAGATTTTGGGAATGCTGTATGTTGTgggttttgttcatttaaatgtttgctttctgaCTTCAACGCACTTATATTAGACAGTGTatacatttacacttttatacatttatgcatttggcagacgcttttattcaaagcgacttgcattgctttatcctatacattttgcaATCCCTTAGGATCTAACCCACACTCTTACCAacgagctacaggaaagcagtcGGCCATTTGTAGTTTCAAGCCATTAAATCGCGGAATGGCCTGTTTTagtctctgtgtgtgcgtgtgagtttgtgtgtatacgtataaacacaaatatatatagtgCGTGGTGTCATTTTTAGATAAGTGGGGAACTGAACAGCGTTTTGCAACGTTGACAAAAAATCCCAAGtctggaatatatatatatatatatacacatatatatatatataacatatagaGATAGTGTTATAATGTTTAAGCATGTATATGCATCTATGTGTATGCATGttcatacatatatacacacatgcttaaacattataacactaaatatatatttaaaggggGCTTACACggttaaatgtgctggcttcACATACTTCACATGtaaaacttgtcaaaaaactagttggacgtatgacgtagaATTTCTGTGCTCTATATGCTCTCCCAGAGTTCGTTAAAGGTTTTGAAAGTCTTTTCAAACAAAATTCCATTACGCAACAACTCCtcagtcccttattggacaattctccggGAAAAGCACACCAACACATCAACCAGTGAAAGAAAAGTCTTATTCAAACCGCAACGATATCCGCACGCGTTTAACGCGAAAATGTAATGCCTCATGTCTCAACTAAGGATGTCAATGTGAGTGTGCACACAGATGCACCAAACAGCAGGCATAAAAGCGACAAAAAAAGActggtttgttttttgtttatgcaCGGTGTAAAAACTGGCCGACCAATGGCACTTTGTTCACATGCCTGGAGCTACTAAAGTTTCAGTAAAAAACGACTTTGCAAGACCGTTTTTTGTTTGAGCGTCACAGAGCACACATTGACAAAGACCAAGCAAGATTTACCTTTTCTTTTGTGTGACAAGCGAGTGTCAGAAGCATAAAGTTGCGCATCACTACCTTGTGTACGTATTTCTGTTCTTCATTAAGAGTAGTCAGAGTGAATTTCGGCTTCTTGCCAgtgaaaacatttgtgtatgAATGCTGAAAAACATCTCGAAATACGCTGGCAATAAGCATGGTGCAGACACTGTTCTTCTACAATGCAGGCTGCAAagacttgttttctttatacCGCGCGGGATGCACAGACGTGTTTCTTCATTTTACAACAGACTCTCGTCAATAATAAAGTCAGACGTGTCTGTGCAAACTGCACGCCCTTTTACACAGCAGTAGCTCCACAGTTATGAAGTCAGACCAGCCTTTTTTAGGGAtgtgaacaaaaacaagacaagaaagGTTCACAAAGCGAATAAGAAACGCTGCATCTTATCTTTAatcaccaaacacattgttttctataaGAGAACAGACTTCTGACAAAGTGTCATGTTTTCTATACGCAAAAGCAAAAATTACAAATAGATTGCgtatttacaaaccatacactATGCTCTCTAACAAAAATGATGGCAGTGCAATGGGTGGACATGTTAAGAAAaaggggcggtaacattataTCACATtaacaaatttactggtttgtCATTTTTCCAAGTTGGCAGATGTACCAGAGACCCGATTATATCACCTAAACGTGGATAAAGTCTGATTTTCGTGAAATGTTCCCTTTAaagcaggggtcttcaactacttttctttgagggccagattccaaaagtagaAATAGGATGCAGGCCAGTTTTTTACCATATCAgccattttgtatttctgtgctatttattgtgttttgttccttttataccaTTTTTGTTGCCGTTACTTATAGGCCATATATTAAAAcaagcacacaaatattgcatccattatttttgccttttcatgatattaaataaaaagggatattgtatctttttaattgtattttatattccttaatGTGTTACTTTATGCAAAAATTgcttataatttactcacccacagtcATCAAGTACATCCAAGATGTGGGtagcattgttttttaaagatgatattTGGCTGAATCAATTAAAGTAAAAACCGCAAATACATtcaacacaaaagtaatccctgcccCTTGTGACGTTAATGTAGAGTCTTCTAAAGCGAGTCAAATGATCTTTGCAGGAAACTGAACACTATTACCACATCTTCGGGTGAATCCAATCACATTCATGTGCCCCACTGATTAATAGGGCAGATTCTTTGTAGTACAAGTTCTGTGAGGAGATGAACGGCTGTTTTTCATAAACATAGCTgttatacataatgaatgcagtactaaaaacaatgttttcccCTTATCTGAAACAACCGTTCAGAGGTGTACCATTCCTACAGTTAGCctactttcaagggcacaaaACCCGTTTTAGAACGCAACCTATCCCGTGCGCAAACCGATTGCCTTTTGATGCGCAATGGATTGCGGattaaaatgttgtaaataacattacatttcttGGACTGACCAAACAATTTCGCTCTAAGACGTATTATATTATTAGCCGCAGGAATTACTTTCGTATTAAATgtagcagcgttttggacttttaATGATGTGGCGTCTCAGGAGGatgcacacacatttaaagcACACTGTTCTTAAAGTCCCTCCACTTATATGAAATGTTAAGGCTggccaggtaaagatgattgacGGGCCACATTTGGCCCACGGGATATCAGTTGACTAGCCCTGCTTTAAAGTATGTCTCAATTTTTTAGCCTTGGGTTAAGGTTTTCTAAACAACTTTTTAGCGTATAAACTAACATTAGGCTCCATAGTTATTAGATAATAGAGATTGGTTCCTATTACAACCCACCAGGGTCAGAAATTAACGAGGCTTTGTCATCCAAATGCAAGTTAAAAGCTATTGATTATATGCCACTGCATAATGAAAACTAACTGTGAAAGTCGCAATCTTTACAATTAAAATTACATCTTGATCTGCTACAGCATTACAACCAATCACAGTACAGGGTATTGAACAGTTGAAAAGACAGGCCAGCAAACTAAATTTATTTGTTccaactaacattttgaaaatatgaacattttcatgaatctgAAAACAACTTCTGGAATTTTCACGGATTTACACACAAATTCGTTCTGCTCTAGTTTCATGAAAAAGGCCCCTTGATTGCCATGTTAAATGCTCTCTCAtttgcaagtcactttggataaatgaatctgctaaatgtaaacacaaaacatgaattaatttcACTGAAGGCAAACAGAAAACTTGAACTTACCTTTGCAATCAAGTCCATTTGCGGAGAGGGTCATTCCCCTGGGACAAATGCACAACGCTCCCCAAGTTTGATCCACACAAGTATGACTACAGCCACCATTTGCATTCCTACAACTTTTACCTGGGCAAGTTAAAAATAGGTGGACTTAGGCcaagtaaaacatatttaaactaTACGTggcatcattttaaaattataaaaggGTGACATCTAACATGGTCATCCAACAGAATCGCTCTAAACATATTTATCTTGGCCATGTCATCAGTGTGGCGTTGCGCATCATAAAAAAGCTAGCAATGTGTGCAAACGTTCACCAAACAATCCCTTCTCAGAACATATCTGAACCTTTCTTTTTTAGACCAGCTGCTTCTTGTTGCCATCAAGTATTTACAGCATTATGAAAGGATGCAAATCCTCAGTATAAAATTGTAATTCAGAGTAATCAATATGATATTAAAGGTTTGAGATATCCCTCTGTATATTAATCAGGATCTTGTACCACAGGTATGAGGCTCATCTCTCCTATCTGTGCACTGAGCAACTCCGTCACACATCTCTCTCTGGGTTAAACATCTTCCATCAGGACAGCGGATTTTCATCTTCCCACAGGAACCTATAGcgacaagtttaaaaaaaacaaaaaacaggtaATGTGATTCATGGAGTGCACAGAAATGACATTATGATCACGTAGATAAAACAAAGTCTATGTACAATGCTCCACAGATTTTGgaacactgaaaaaaacagaaaagaggaaAGGCACAAGAGTAAGCCAGTACATTAAGAATATACAGCTTACCACAAGTTTCTTCATCAGAATTATCCCCACAATCATTGACTTCATTGCAGATAAAGTTTTGTGGGATGCAGATATTGTTCCTACACTTCCAGTCTCTGGAAAGGCAGCCTGACCTCCAGTCACAATCCAGCTCATCTGAGCCATCAGAACACTGGGCCCGCCCATCACAAGCCAGCGACTCTGTCACACACCCGGAACCATCTGCACACTCAAAAGCTTTTGGTGGACATGCTAGTGGGATAAATTTAAATTGTGGTGTGTTATTCTTGCCCTTTCGCTGTCATGAACACAATTAATTGTAAGCAAACTTAACAATGGAGACGATGGTGAAGACATGAAACTTAATAAGAGCAAGTGATATCTGGTACATACAGCATGCCATCTCATCAGAGCCATCCTGGCAGTCACTAACACCATCACAGTGCCATCTGTGTGGTATACACACTCCATCATCACACTGCCACTGATTTCTGTTGCACTCTCCGCACACATCTGAAAGCACAGGCGAATTCCACAGCTTTTTATCCATTACTTTTACACATGAATGCATGCTCCCAGTTGGTTAAGAATAAGCCAAGAACCTATGGTTTACTGATTATTTATCACCCACGGTTCCAATATCAGACTTTTTGTCATAGCATGCTTTAAGGCTAAATAAGagcaaaccaatcaaaaagtaCAACTGCAAAAATTAATATAGACTCAAAACAGTTGTCACAGCGATTTCAGCTAATAAGTACATTTTCCAATGGTTTGGATCGTTGTCTGAATGTTGTATAAAGATATAACGAGGCAATGACTCTTTCTCGTTGTTTCTGCTCGAATAGTATCCGTGTTTGGAAGGCAAACTGTTTGATTGCGCCCTGCACATTCGATGCGCGGAAACAAAAATTGGAACGGATTTTGACTGTTGGTGTTTTATCGTCCATTTATTTAGCGTTTAACTAACTATTTAACTAAACGTGATCACACATCAGTGCATAGGAATTCGATGCTATAccttaaaacacaatttttgtcAGTATGATTGCGCCCTttacagtttaaacaaaaagcaaacaGACGGGATTTTATTTACTGAATGTCCCAATTTGTAGGTACGATATCACATTCTGCTCTAAGAGAATGTTTGGTAGATTGTGCCATCTCATTTAATCCATACACTAATTTAACACAGCCTTTATGATAACATTAACCAAGTACGCTGATATATTACCtgacaccaaaataaaaactgctGCGAAGCAGATGAGAAGTCCCGGGTCCATCACACCTGTACCTGTTTGATGCGCGCACGGGGGCCGACTAATCACAACCTGTTATAAAGATTCCGCAGCTGCTCGCGACACGCGCCATCATGACGTCATGTTGTCATTTCATGTCTTTTGATTGGCTGTCCTGAACCAAGTGATATGCCTATCAACAATGGGATGAATTCCGACTCAAAATGATTAACAAATGCACGCACAGTCATCCGTGAACGTGATACacgttacatttgtattttacgaTTCACAAACAAATTCCTTATGATTTGATTCTGtgaaatttagatttgaataaaCACAAAGCGATTTGTACAAATAGAGGCAGATTTGTgattgcaatgttttattttgtgttcatgtatatTGATTTTACGCATACCAATGAGaagttgtgcatttgtgtatcCTGCAACGCGCGTCCATTTATCCTGTTCGGTGGTTTTCCGGAAAGAAATTAgaatagactaaaataaataaaataactgtccAAACTGAAAAAACGTATGCTGAACAAATTTTGCGAAAAACAAAATTTGAAGTTTACTAAAcaaaacttgaagttcactataaaatCTATAAAGACAGCCTGCATGCCTTTAATATCGaattaggcaaagctagacagacttATTTCTATTGACTGCAACAACAGTCATAGgctttttgctactgtagagagactaacaaaccCCCAAGTCAAGTCCCCTTCTAAATGCTTTCTGATGAcaagtttgcaacttttttccttgaGAAGATAAATAATTTCAGAATGGCAGTCAGCAAAGCCCTACATGGCactcaggtcagtctgactttaTTACAACAATCTAAGAAATTAGCAACAttatctgaatttcagacaattgatcagAAAACTTTGGAGAAAACACTAACGCATCTTAAGTCCTCGACATGCAACCTGGACACACTACCCgcatcctttttcaaaaaagtgtttaactgtttagaagcagatcttttaaaaattgtaaatacgttatttctctcaggaactttcccagagtccctaaaaacTGCAGTTGTCAAGCCTTTACTAAAATAagagcaatctagacaaaaaCTTACTGTCTACCAACAAATCTTCCttcataggcaagatcattgaaaaggttgtcttcaatcagctgaaaAAATCCTAAACTCAAATGGCAATCTGGACAATTATCAGgctggtttccgtcagcatcacaGCACAgaaatctactgcactgtaattctaataactgcatctactaaCTTTATGAGAAAATGCtttgtcttttaaattaaaaggCCTTATCAATTTGGGATTTTCATTAGTTGACAGTCATAATCatcacaatttaaataaataaacatttgaaatatatcagtctgcgtgcaatgaattaatataatttacaagtttcactttttgaatggaaataGTGAAATgcatcaactttttgatgatattctaatgaTAGGACCAGCACCTATAGTTTCCGTAAgcctgccatctagtggtagtTCTTATCTTTTGCACGGTTGCGCATGGATCTGCagttgcgtgtgtgtggattGTCCAATACAAAACCGCGTAAAGAAAGTCTCAAAATCCGAATGAATCTAACAGGATAAATGGATGCGCGTTGCAGgatacacaaatgcacaacttCTCATTGGTATGCGCAAAATCAATATACatgagtcaaatgcttttaaagacacagcCTCTATAAAGATGTTTCAGTAGGctatcttatatgtgacgtgcctgtgataatattaaagtgagaataagaggggagtacatttttaacgggtatattggttattgttgtggaaattatacccctataataaacccactgtatggaagctacagtcaaatgcttttaaagacacaacctctatataaagttgtgtcagtatcttatatgtgatgtgccagTGATAATATTAAGGTGAGATAAAGGGGGAGGACATTTTTGGCAGGTGTAAatttaaaattgtgtaaatCCCCCATCAAACTCACTCTAATAAAACTAAAGTTTAATGGTTATGAGGCCACCAACCAAAGATATATTGGAAACATACCTGCAGTATatctttcaaataaatgaagtgCTTCTTGTTCCAGCTTTTCAACACTACACGAAGgttggaaaaaaatacattgaatagAATATTTAGACCTGTATACAAATAGAGAATGCTTCtgggccagtgttgtttacatattcCAGAATGGTCTGTTAAATGGGCTAATCCAGAATAACTCATTTTTTGTATTATCATAAATAATAACGAAACAGGAAGacaatttaaaacagtttattttgtcttttaatggTGATTCCATTGGTCATACAAAATGTAACACTTGAggaaaaaaatccttaaaaaaaggGATACATGAAAGAATGTTGGCAGTACAACgttgacaaacatttttaacaccTTCTTCTATAAGAGAATATCAGATATATTGtaactatacatttatacatatgtaaCCGGAACGATCCGCACCGCTCTAAGCGGTCCTCGAACCGGATCGGTCCGGTATGGGAGTCGGaggctctagcgaggaggctaaagaccgcagtctctagcatTTGTGGCTAGAGCGTCATTTAGACCGGGAAGTGACGTTTACTACACTTCACTAGCTTGACTCCgttacatatatgtatatatagagATCAATTATGAGCTTATTGTCGTTTTTAAAGTCAACCACGCTTTACAACCGTAACCATAGTTTATAACCATGATATTGTGTAAAACATCGGGCTTCCAAATTAGTCTGCATAAAAAGTATTAGTCTACATAAAAAGTATCTGCATAAAAATAGTACATTAGGGGGTAAAAAGAACTCTTAACTCCGCCTATCAACTGTGTATAATGCGCGTGCACGTGAGGGGAGTATGATTTGTCCGGGGAgtggtgtatttttttttattattattttgcttcTGAAACATGCCATCCTCTTGCTGTCTCTCCTGTCATTTGATTCTTACTTGAAACCAGTGGCGTCACTATGGaggttttttgtgtcttttttattcAATCAAAAATTCTATGTTTGAGAGTAAAACTAGTTATTTTGGAATTAGGAAATAAAAGATCGCAAAAAAACTCcgaaattgaaaacaaaattaaatgcaTTGCGTACAAATCTtagaattgtttatttttctttgtgcacTTCAAAAACGTTTCATCACGAAACCACAAATGTTGATCTCTTTCAGCTGTCTTTTCTTTTGCGGGTCGAGACTTTTTGCTTGCGAATGAGGCCGTATCTCAGTGGGCAGTCTCTACACATCAGGATTAAAGACCTCTCTTTTGTTCACATTCAATCGAAGGGCTACGCATACTACCCTCCCCAACCATTGCCGCCGGAGCGGGGTTGCGGTATGAAGAGCAACACGTCATTTGCAAGGTAATTTTGGctctctttttatattttattttatattataaatccTCTAAATCCTTAAATGTGGATAGCTCGTGTGTAACCATTCATGTTTTAATCTGATGTAATAAATTATACCTCTGTATAGTTTTGATAGCTAGTAGCTTGATAGCTTAGCCTTAGATAGTAACTTTAGCTTGTAGAGTCTGTTAAACtaactttagttgttttatgaATGCTGTCTCAAAGcgataaaatttgttttaaatgagatgAGCCTGCTCGCCCAGGTTTTATACACGCAACAGTCTTACAAAGATAGTATTACCATTCTTTCGTTTAATAATATTCATTCAGTGTATACATACATCAAACATTTACTCAAAAATGCCACCTGAGAATGTTCTGACCTGATTTATACACTCCATTGTCTTGACATGTATCAGATTGCAAGGGACACTTTCATTCACTCAATTAAAACATTGAATTACAATCACTTCAATCTACTACAATCGATTTATATTCTGCCAATACCTGTCATAATTTAAAAGTTTGCTAGGGAAGAAACTTAAGCTACCATAGGTGATGTTTTTCTAAACCTTCCTTTATAAATATACTGTTCTTGCTTTAGACAAGCGAATGACTTTAATTCAAactatagttatatatatatcatgtaCTGAGAACATATGGGGtttagtttaaaattaaaagagTCACAAAGACTTTGTGAGTTCCAGAGTAAACGTACCATTTAAATTCAGGTATAAAACTGACTGGCCCCAttgaattttaataaattttgGATTAGATTACTAGACCTGAAGCAgtcacaaaaa
Proteins encoded in this region:
- the LOC130412119 gene encoding vitellogenin receptor-like yields the protein MDPGLLICFAAVFILVSDVCGECNRNQWQCDDGVCIPHRWHCDGVSDCQDGSDEMACSCPPKAFECADGSGCVTESLACDGRAQCSDGSDELDCDWRSGCLSRDWKCRNNICIPQNFICNEVNDCGDNSDEETCGSCGKMKIRCPDGRCLTQREMCDGVAQCTDRRDEPHTCGKSCRNANGGCSHTCVDQTWGALCICPRGMTLSANGLDCKDVDECSQSFGQCMHLCTNTPGSFRCLCQNGFKSLGNGSCEAQGFPVKILTFRKPLIGLVNVKTRVFEPLLSIEKSYLLG